A genomic window from Parafrankia discariae includes:
- a CDS encoding lytic transglycosylase domain-containing protein produces the protein MTVLPTVLATALMLFCAAGAPRDDDDGGDRDQLGTTAPQPVHPGDWAMPELVPNGPTATPDPTALTSQSLAEDATADPGGTHTTITLTAAARGVPARLLAAYKEAADRLAEDEPGCHLPWELLAAIGKVESGHAAGRPIAADGTVTRRIVGPPLNGAAGTALIRDSDRGALDDDTTYDHAVGPMQFIPTTWRTAGRDGNGDGRKDPHNIYDATLAAGYYLCAHGRDLADAGQLRAAILAYNPSDAYVRTVLTYLNGYRQGGAAVLPPSTPAPGTGSGSGSESGAGSGSPTLDGVPIVAMTPNGQGGAPSSPPGTSPPAATPSPTPTPGCEPLRAADLTVALTDLDPDVAGYEALDLTATRTPWPDVDVTVDTRVDTTTGTAITTSRRTVPAEAASAAPALLARIPGAGLATAELADDSIVLTLTAEPADGACPAVVRLRIRNVHPESFAPPAAPPPPSTPPTTGPPASGPPTSGPPTGTPTTPAGAPPAGTPSTPPPATAPPTTAPPATTTPAIAPPTTAPPAAVPPAADSAAPPGEATPVTTPPAVSAPDGPPPTASP, from the coding sequence ATGACGGTGCTGCCGACCGTGCTCGCGACCGCCCTGATGTTGTTCTGCGCCGCGGGGGCACCCCGCGACGACGACGACGGCGGCGACCGTGACCAGCTCGGCACCACCGCTCCCCAGCCGGTCCACCCGGGCGACTGGGCCATGCCCGAGCTGGTCCCCAACGGTCCGACCGCGACGCCCGATCCGACCGCCCTCACCTCGCAGTCGCTCGCCGAGGACGCGACCGCCGACCCGGGCGGCACCCATACGACGATCACCCTGACCGCCGCGGCGCGGGGCGTCCCCGCCCGGCTGCTGGCCGCCTACAAGGAGGCGGCCGACCGGCTCGCCGAGGACGAACCAGGCTGCCACCTGCCCTGGGAGCTCCTCGCCGCCATCGGGAAGGTCGAATCCGGGCACGCCGCCGGGCGGCCCATCGCCGCCGACGGCACCGTCACCCGGCGCATCGTCGGCCCGCCTCTCAACGGCGCCGCCGGCACCGCGCTGATCCGCGACAGCGACCGCGGCGCCCTGGACGACGACACGACCTACGACCACGCCGTCGGGCCGATGCAGTTCATCCCGACCACCTGGCGGACGGCCGGCCGCGACGGGAACGGCGACGGGCGCAAGGACCCGCACAACATCTACGACGCCACCCTGGCCGCCGGCTACTACCTCTGCGCCCACGGCCGGGATCTGGCCGACGCCGGTCAGCTCCGCGCGGCGATTCTCGCCTACAACCCGTCGGACGCCTATGTCCGCACCGTTCTGACCTACCTGAACGGCTACCGGCAGGGCGGCGCCGCGGTGCTGCCGCCGTCCACGCCGGCTCCCGGAACCGGTTCAGGCTCCGGGTCCGAGTCCGGGGCCGGCTCCGGATCTCCGACCCTGGACGGCGTGCCGATCGTGGCGATGACGCCGAACGGCCAGGGCGGCGCGCCGTCCAGCCCGCCGGGTACCTCACCCCCCGCGGCGACGCCGAGCCCGACGCCGACGCCGGGATGCGAGCCGCTGCGCGCGGCCGACCTGACCGTCGCTCTCACCGACCTCGATCCCGATGTCGCGGGCTACGAGGCGCTCGATCTCACCGCGACCCGCACGCCGTGGCCGGACGTCGACGTCACCGTCGACACGCGGGTGGACACGACCACCGGAACCGCGATCACCACGAGCCGCCGAACCGTGCCGGCCGAGGCCGCGAGCGCCGCGCCCGCGTTGCTGGCCCGGATCCCCGGCGCCGGCCTCGCCACCGCCGAGCTGGCGGACGACAGCATCGTCCTCACCCTCACCGCCGAGCCCGCGGACGGGGCCTGCCCCGCGGTCGTGCGCCTGCGCATCCGCAACGTCCACCCGGAGTCGTTCGCCCCGCCGGCCGCCCCGCCACCGCCCAGCACGCCGCCGACCACCGGACCTCCGGCCAGCGGGCCGCCGACCAGCGGGCCACCCACCGGCACGCCGACGACGCCGGCCGGCGCACCGCCCGCCGGCACACCATCCACCCCGCCGCCCGCGACCGCACCGCCCACGACCGCGCCGCCGGCGACCACCACGCCCGCGATCGCGCCGCCCACGACCGCGCCACCGGCAGCCGTGCCGCCCGCCGCCGATTCGGCCGCGCCGCCGGGCGAGGCGACCCCGGTCACGACCCCGCCGGCCGTTTCAGCCCCGGACGGCCCCCCGCCCACCGCATCACCCTGA